Proteins found in one Prochlorothrix hollandica PCC 9006 = CALU 1027 genomic segment:
- a CDS encoding AmpG family muropeptide MFS transporter, whose product MAIVLAMGFASGLPLFLTSRTLQAWMTAEGVGVATIGLFSVVALPYSCKFLWSPIMDRYVPPFLGRRRGWLLLTQVALAAVLGVMALQSPRALVTLSASSSEACSAVLPWFQGFCQLFQTMGQLSSSGFFWAALAIAFLSASQDINVDAYRTDVLEEREMGAGVALYVLGYRIALLVTGSLAFILADRLSWPVVYLILAALMLANVGFTLWAPEPPAAAGKPATLLDAVWRPFQDFIQRLGLGKGILILVFVVLYKYGDSLVNAMATPFLLQAGFSQTDIGAIQGGMGLAATLVGTLAGGAILSKIGITRSLWVFGGLQALSNIAYLVLANGGNSYPLMVVAINVENFCGGLGTAGFVAFLMSLCNPQFSATQYALLSSFMAVSRDLLVTPAGIWAESLGWPLFFTVTLLAAVPALVMLPLFAPWNPSPSMARPGRDSD is encoded by the coding sequence ATGGCCATAGTCTTGGCCATGGGGTTTGCCTCCGGCCTGCCCCTCTTCCTCACCAGCCGCACCCTCCAAGCTTGGATGACAGCGGAAGGAGTGGGGGTAGCCACCATCGGCCTGTTCAGCGTCGTCGCCCTGCCCTACTCCTGCAAATTCCTCTGGTCTCCCATCATGGATCGCTACGTGCCCCCGTTCCTGGGGCGGCGGCGGGGTTGGTTATTGCTCACCCAGGTGGCCCTGGCGGCAGTCTTGGGCGTAATGGCCCTGCAATCCCCCCGTGCCTTGGTCACCCTTAGCGCCAGTAGTAGCGAAGCCTGTAGCGCCGTATTGCCATGGTTCCAGGGGTTTTGCCAACTGTTCCAGACCATGGGACAACTGTCCTCCAGCGGTTTCTTTTGGGCCGCATTAGCCATCGCCTTCCTCAGCGCCAGCCAGGATATCAATGTGGATGCCTACCGCACCGATGTGCTGGAAGAGCGGGAAATGGGGGCAGGGGTGGCCCTCTATGTCTTGGGCTATCGCATTGCCCTGTTGGTGACGGGATCCTTGGCCTTTATTTTGGCCGATCGCCTATCCTGGCCCGTGGTTTACCTGATTCTTGCCGCCTTGATGTTGGCCAATGTGGGCTTCACCCTCTGGGCACCGGAACCCCCAGCAGCAGCAGGGAAGCCCGCCACCTTGCTGGATGCGGTGTGGCGACCCTTCCAGGACTTCATCCAGCGCTTAGGTCTGGGCAAAGGGATTCTAATCTTGGTCTTTGTGGTGCTATATAAGTACGGAGATTCCTTGGTCAATGCCATGGCCACCCCGTTTTTATTACAGGCTGGCTTTAGCCAAACCGACATTGGAGCCATCCAAGGGGGCATGGGCTTGGCGGCTACCCTAGTGGGGACCCTGGCCGGGGGAGCGATTTTAAGCAAAATTGGCATCACCCGATCGCTGTGGGTGTTTGGGGGGTTACAAGCCCTGAGCAACATCGCCTATCTGGTGCTGGCCAATGGGGGCAATAGCTACCCCCTGATGGTGGTGGCGATTAATGTGGAGAACTTCTGTGGTGGCTTAGGAACAGCGGGGTTTGTGGCCTTCCTGATGAGTCTCTGTAACCCCCAGTTTTCCGCCACTCAATATGCCCTTCTCTCCAGCTTCATGGCGGTGAGCCGGGACCTGTTGGTGACTCCTGCGGGTATTTGGGCGGAATCCCTGGGTTGGCCTTTATTTTTCACCGTCACCCTGCTGGCAGCGGTGCCCGCCTTGGTGATGTTGCCCCTGTTTGCCCCCTGGAACCCATCCCCTTCCATGGCGCGACCGGGACGGGACTCTGACTAG
- a CDS encoding EF-hand domain-containing protein: protein MDAQSLEEVFSHIDVDNSGFLDAEELIKLMQDADLDVSLDEVKAMIKMADTNGDGVIDLKEFKQLMGNL, encoded by the coding sequence ATGGATGCTCAGAGCTTAGAAGAAGTTTTTAGCCACATCGATGTGGATAACAGCGGATTCCTGGATGCCGAAGAATTGATTAAATTGATGCAAGATGCCGATCTAGATGTCTCCCTTGATGAGGTCAAAGCCATGATTAAGATGGCGGATACCAATGGGGATGGAGTCATTGATTTGAAGGAATTTAAGCAATTGATGGGCAATCTGTAG